One Nicotiana tomentosiformis chromosome 4, ASM39032v3, whole genome shotgun sequence genomic window carries:
- the LOC138909648 gene encoding uncharacterized protein, giving the protein MDFDVILGMDWFSPYHAKTVILDMPGLLRLEWMGTLDYIPNRVVSFIKAHRMVEKGCEAYIAFVRDVSADNPTVKSVLVLRDFPVVFPADLPSMSPDRDINFGINLLPGSQPISIPHYHMELVDLNELKEQL; this is encoded by the coding sequence atggactttgatgtgatattgggcatggattggttttcGCCctatcacgccaagactgtgatatTGGATATGCCAGGTTTGTTGCGGTTGGAGTGGAtgggtacattggattatattcctaacAGGGTTGTATCCTTTATTAAGGCAcatcggatggttgagaaggggtgtgaagcatatatagcctttgtgagggatgttagtgctgataatCCTACAGTTAAGTCAGTTTTGGTACTCAGAGATTTCCCAGTTGTGTTCCCAGCAGACCTACCGAGCATGTCGCCTGATAGGGACATCAATTTTGGTATTAACTTGCTGCCGGGcagtcagcccatttctattccacattATCATATGGAACTAGTGGATTTGAatgaattaaaggaacaactttag
- the LOC138909649 gene encoding uncharacterized protein produces MRWRRWLQLLKDYDITILYYPGKANVEIDALSRKAGTMGSIAYILVRERLLALDVHALANRFVRLDVSEPSLVLAFVVSQSSLYERIRVCQYDDPHLIVHKDMVQHSDVKEICIGDDVVLRMQGRICVPNVEGLRELILEEAHSSRY; encoded by the coding sequence ATGAGGTGGCGGAGGTGGTTacagctattgaaagactatgatatcaccattttatattatcccgggaaggccaatgtggagatcgatgccttgagtaggaaggcgggtACTATGGGTAGCattgcatatattctagttagGGAGAGACtgttggcattggatgttcatgctttggccaatcggttcgtaaggttagatgtttcggagcctagcctGGTTCTTGCTttcgtggtttctcagtcttctttgtatgagcgtaTTAGAgtgtgtcagtatgatgatccccatttaatTGTCCATAAGGACATGGTGCAACACAGTGATGTCAAGGAGATTTGTATTGGGGATGATgtggtgttgaggatgcagggccggatttgtgtacccaatgtggaagggttgcgtgagttgattcttgaggaagccCATAGTTCACGATATTAA